The candidate division KSB1 bacterium genome includes a region encoding these proteins:
- a CDS encoding efflux RND transporter permease subunit has translation VPLTLFIIVLLLYFNTHSFAKTFIVLLAVPFSLVGAVWLLYLLGYNMSIGVWAGIIALLGVDAETGVIMLLYLDLAYEERRRQGLLGSLADLKEAILEGAVRRVRPKMMTVLTTFIGLLPIMWAQTHETGADVMKRIAAPMVGGIFTSFGMELLVYPAVFLLWKWHTEMKRQLPSATL, from the coding sequence GTGCCCCTTACCCTGTTCATTATTGTCCTCCTCCTGTACTTCAACACGCATTCGTTCGCCAAGACCTTTATCGTGCTTCTGGCGGTCCCCTTCTCGCTCGTAGGGGCGGTATGGCTGCTCTACCTGCTCGGCTATAATATGAGCATCGGCGTGTGGGCGGGGATCATCGCCTTGCTCGGGGTGGACGCAGAGACCGGTGTCATTATGCTCCTCTACCTCGATCTCGCCTACGAGGAGCGCCGGCGACAGGGACTTCTCGGCTCCCTGGCCGACCTGAAAGAGGCTATTCTTGAGGGTGCGGTTAGACGGGTACGGCCGAAAATGATGACCGTCCTGACCACCTTCATCGGCCTATTGCCTATCATGTGGGCCCAGACACACGAGACGGGCGCAGACGTGATGAAGCGCATTGCCGCCCCCATGGTGGGGGGCATCTTCACCAGTTTCGGAATGGAGCTCCTCGTCTACCCGGCTGTCTTCCTGCTCTGGAAATGGCACACAGAGATGAAGAGGCAGCTTCCATCCGCCACCCTGTGA